Genomic DNA from Frondihabitans sp. PAMC 28766:
GCGGCACGAGCCTCGGCATCTCGAGTACCGGTCAGCGCGCCTTCGAACTGGGCTGGGGCGACGTGCTCGACCCGATCGTCACGACGAAAGCCGCCCCCAAGGCGCACTATCAGACGACGCTTCCCGGCAGTCTCTTCTCCGGGGGGTCCGGTGGCGGGTGGAGCAAAGTCTTCAAGCGGTCGAGCCTGCCCGTCGACTACCAGGCCTCGGCCGTCAACGTCAAGACGGCGTCCGACTACCGCGTCGGGCCCGACATCTCGGCGCTCGCCGATCCGTTCACCGGCCTCAGCATCGGCTACCACCCGATCACGAACAACTCGACCCTCGCGACCGGCGCCTGGTCATCCAGCGTCGCCGGCGGCACGTCGCTGGCCACACCGCTCGTCGCCGGTCTGATGGCGACCGTGCAGCAGCGCACCGGTGCCCATGTCGGATTCGCCAACCCGATCCTCTACTCTCTGTACCGGTCGGCGCCGAAGACGTTTTTCGACGTGAAGACCCCCACCGGCCACCCGAGGCTGGTCTACTCGACCTCGTCGGCGAGCTACCTGGTCACGCTGAACGACGATGGCAGCTATCACACCGCAAACGGCTTCGACTACGTCACCGGCCTCGGCGTTCTCAACATGTCGAGCATCGCCGGCTTCGCCACCCCCGCCAGCTGACCCCCCCCCCCCGAACTGGGGTCATCGGAGCGCCCACCGGGCAAGGGCTCGACTCCGAAGTGAATTCGAATCGGCGACGCGCATTTCGGGTCTGCGTCGCCCTCTCACCCCGCCGCTCGCGGGGCCGTGCGCGGTCGGGAAGCCGCCTCGGCCCCGCGAGCGCTTTGCATCATGCGCCCGTTGTTTTTCATGACTGCACCTTTTCACTTGCGTAAGTTTGCAGTCCGGGCAATAATCGAGGCATGGTGACCGAACCCCTCGGCTTGCGCGATCGCAAGCGCGAAGAGACGCGCCGGCGTCTCGAGTCGGCGGCCGTCACGCTCGTCCTCCGCGACGGCCTCGAGCACGCCACGGTCGACTCGATCAGCTCGACTGCCGACGTCTCGTCGCGCACGTTCTTCAACTACTTCGACAGCAAAGAAGACGCGATCCTGGGGATCCACGACATCGAGCTCACGCCCGGGGTCGTCACCGAGCACATCATGCGCAACGACGGGGTCGACGCGGTCGAGTCGACCGTGATCCTGCTGCTGTCTCTGATCAGCCCGTCAATCGAGGGCAAGGCCCTGCACCAGCAGCGCCACGAGGTGCTGAAGCGGCACCCGCAGCTCTTCGGCCGCCACGTCGCCCAGATGACGCGCATGATCGACACCCTCACCGATGCCGTGAGCGCCATCCTCGAGCACGATGCGACGGGGCTCGGCTCGAACCGGGCCGAGGCCGAAGTGCTGCTCAGCCTCTGCGGAGGCGCCGTCCGCAGCTCGGTCAAAGAATGGGTCGCCCTCGACCCGGCCGAGCCCGTCGAGCGCATCCAGCCCGAGCGACCGGTCTCGTCCGCTCGGTTCTCGCGCGCATCTCTCAGCCGGTCGCCTGAACGAAGCGCCCGGGTCACTCGGGTGTCCTCTGTTTTGCCCACTGGTCGAGCGCGGCCGTACCGTGCACACTGTCGGGATGCCCGACCGTCGACCTCCCGCATCCGGCCCGTCCGATCGTCCGCCATTCCAGACCCTGCTTGCCGTGCTCTCGGCGGCGTCGGCGCTGGTGCTCGTGGTCGGCGTGGTGCGAGCGCTCATGACGGGACAGTCGTCGCCGCTGCTCATCGCAGTCGCGGTCGTGCTGGCCGCGAGCCTCATGCTGATCCGGTCGCTGCGGCGCACCGCCGTCCCGCGCCGGAGCACAGGATCCGACGGACGTCGCCGCCCGGTCAGCGAGCGCACCCGCCCTCCGCTGGCACGCGACTGAGCGGAAGCCCTGTGGACCCTCGGGTCAGCTCATGACCTGGGCGAGCACCGGAGGCCTGCGCCTGCGACTCTGTCGCACCGAGCTCGGTGTCGGCCCCAGCACTCGCCGGACGG
This window encodes:
- a CDS encoding TetR/AcrR family transcriptional regulator, with the translated sequence MVTEPLGLRDRKREETRRRLESAAVTLVLRDGLEHATVDSISSTADVSSRTFFNYFDSKEDAILGIHDIELTPGVVTEHIMRNDGVDAVESTVILLLSLISPSIEGKALHQQRHEVLKRHPQLFGRHVAQMTRMIDTLTDAVSAILEHDATGLGSNRAEAEVLLSLCGGAVRSSVKEWVALDPAEPVERIQPERPVSSARFSRASLSRSPERSARVTRVSSVLPTGRARPYRAHCRDARPSTSRIRPVRSSAIPDPACRALGGVGAGARGRRGASAHDGTVVAAAHRSRGRAGREPHADPVAAAHRRPAPEHRIRRTSPPGQRAHPPSAGTRLSGSPVDPRVSS